TACCTTTTAATCACCTCGAGAAATGTTCAATTTTTTAGCTGTCTTGAATCCTCTTGCCCATAATCGGTTTCAGCCGGCATCGCTCTTTCCTATCCCTTCGCTCTTAAGCCCAATCTGATTTTCTGGTTTAATTTCTTGCGCATATCGGAAGTTAGAGCATTGTATTTATTAGGAAAATATGGAGGTATAGATTTCTATTGATGGAAAAAAGATCTAATCAAACGGAACTGTACTACTAGTCTGTTCATATTATATGAAAAGACTGTTTTTAGAGGGTGATGAACGAATGGTGTATTATAATCAGAATTATAATTATCCCATCATGTTTACAAAAGCACAGGTGGATATAAGGAATCATATGCGTATGTTATGGGAACAGCATGATGTTTGGACATGGTCAACTATAACAAGCCTGGTATTTGATCTGCCTAATGTGGACGCCGTTGTTGCCAGATTACTTCGTGATCCCGTAGATTTTGAGCATGCGCTGCAACCTTTTTATGGAGAGAGAATTGCTGCGAGATTTCGGGAATTGCTGACGGAGCATCTTGTCATAGCTGCAGATCTTGTCAAGGCGGCAAAAGCCGGTGACAATACGGCAGCGGCAGAAGCAGAAAGAAAATGGTATGCTAATGCTGACGCAATCGCTGTTTTCTTGGGGGAAATTAATCCTTGCTGGTCTCAGGAGCTTTGGAGAAGGATGATGTACCGCCACCTGGAATTGGTTAAAGCGGAAGCAGTTAACATGCTTAACGGGCAGTATGAGGCAAGTATCGCAGCATATGATGAAAATGAGATGCACACTTTAGGAATGGCTGATGTAATGGCTGAGGGTATAATTAAGCAGTTCAATATCTGTTGAGGGATTGGTTTCGCCATACGAAACACACGGGGACGCAAAGCACAGGGGGACGGTTCGAGACCACTGAAAAAGTCTGATAAAAACACAAAAAGCATACCCGTTCATAGTATAATTAAGTTGCACAACCAAATCACACCAGAGGGGGATGCTTTTTATGCTAGTGAAAACCACCTTGAAACAAGGCAGCTTCTACAACATATTATACCAAATGATCCCGGATGATCACATACTCAAACAGATAGATTCTGCGATATCGCTAGACTTTGTTAATGAATTGTTGGCTGATAGGTATTGCAAGAATTTTGGCAGGCCAGCTAAAGAGCCTGAAATGATGATTAGAATCCAGATCTTAAAATATCTATACGACTTATCGGATGAACAATTGATGCAGGATCTGAGCGTAAACCTGGCTTACAAATGGTTTGTAGGGCTTAACCCCGAAGAACCTCTGCCTGAAACCAGCTTACTAACCAAATTCCGCACCCAACGCTTAAGGGAAATCAGCATAGATGATATAATTACCGAAATAGTGCGGCAATGTGTAGAGAGAGGCGTAATCAAAAGCAGTAACGGCATCGCCATAGATACCACCCATATGGAAGCTAATACCGTGAAAAAAGTACCCGAACGCATTATGAAGCAACTAGCCAGGAAGATATTTAAAGCCATGGGTCAAAACGAATATGAAATACCTGATTATACCCAGATAGAAGATCATGTTGAAGCCAAACAAGTTATGAAGAATTACCTGGAAGACCTGATAGACCAAGTTAGTACAGAAAACTCAGAGGCGGTCATCCAGGCAGCTGCCGAAGCTAAGGAAATCTTAGAAAGCGACCTGTTCATAGAACAAAAAGGGATTCGTTCCCTGGTGGACAAAGATGCCCGAGTAGGCTACAAGAGCAAGACCCAATCTTTTTATGGCTACAAGGCGGAATTTTGTCAAACTACTGATGGTGGTTTAATAACCAGCATCGATAT
Above is a genomic segment from Desulfotomaculum sp. containing:
- a CDS encoding acetylglutamate kinase — translated: MLWEQHDVWTWSTITSLVFDLPNVDAVVARLLRDPVDFEHALQPFYGERIAARFRELLTEHLVIAADLVKAAKAGDNTAAAEAERKWYANADAIAVFLGEINPCWSQELWRRMMYRHLELVKAEAVNMLNGQYEASIAAYDENEMHTLGMADVMAEGIIKQFNIC